The DNA window CCGCGCATCAGTTATGACCCCTTTAAATCAGAACGTTTTTGGTAAGAATTGATAACGAGACATTTAGTCTTCTAACATCAGATCAAAACAAAACTGAGTGATCACAGATCGAATTAggtcaatttttaataaatttaattttgtcttCAGGTAGGTTATACTCAATCAAGACCTTACATTCAACCATATAACCGATAGATTGAAATTCATAGGTTTCAAAATTATTTGGATATCATACCATATATTTGAAATCATTCTtacatattttaaactaattttaaaacaattaattaaacaaaacaattacaaaaacattaatataatacaatttcaaacaaatttttttattaaacaataacataaatcaagtttatatatttgtaaaatttatttgataatcataaaattaaataatatattacgaGTCTGGATCAGATTAATtcagttatttgaataaaattaaataatatattatccgATAATACTATCTCGGTTATACTCAATCAAAACCTACATTGGACTGTATAACCGCCCAATCATCGAATGTTGGATGACATGAATACTCATATTACATAGAAATCATCAATTATACAATCCAAACCTATATCCGGTACTAATACTACATCGGTTATACTCAATCAAAACTCTACCTCCCGCCCGCCCTATAACCAaactatcaaatattttttcgaTTTGGATTGAGTAAGTATAACCCACGAACGGCTAAATGGGTTTGATTAATCAAACTTAACTAGAAAtcataaatgaatatatataaaatatttttaggtaGGTATCTACCTGATCCAACTCTATACAAGTAAGGAACATTGATGGCCCCAACAAGATGTCCAGCACTGAATTCTTCAGGAGTTCTAAACACATAATTATAATCAGACatcaaataattcaagtttAAATTTCTTTAAGACATTATCACAAACACCTGACGTCCAAGTATCGATGTCCAGCCAAAAGAAGCTCATGAGCTACACGAACCGGCACCGAAGTTGGAATAGACACAGACTGCACGTTTCCCCCTCCGGCCGCCGTAGCAACCCAactattataaaatcaaaatcaaaataaaaataaaaaaacattctttAGAAGATcaaacaacaatatatataaatatataaatacctGGTGCTGTCGAGGATCTTCCTAATGTTGTTTCGATTCTTTGGTATCTCAAGTCTCGATGAAATCGAATTAACTCTCCTGGTATGGGCTTGTGGATAATGATGAAGAAGCTGAGGAAGGGTGGAAGAAATGGATTGAACCATGATTATCTTTGACAACATGTTTATCtgaaatcttattattattataatttccaCACAAAAATGCAAAGACGTGAGCTTTTATACATTAAGCTTTGTGGTGGAATGACGGATGGGCGTCTCGATCAGAAGAACAGGAATTAGttgatattttctaaaaatccttatttgaaaaacattttttttttaatttaataaataaaatctttatttttagtATCAGTTTTATAAggttttattattcaaaattatttttaattaaatttattttgaaattttggaaaggaaattatatttgtttgaaattatataaCAGTAAATGGAAATAATTAttgaaagaaaaagagataaGAAGTCCAGCTCCTATACTCTACACACTTACCAATGTTCCTATCCTTCATTCAAATATGACATGgctcatgttttttttttcttttttcaaatggatagaatttcatttatgttaaattaataatttattttatattactcTTATTATCAAATATTCAATGACAAAGTTAAACCTAATCAtctattattatctaattacaTTTTCCTAATTACATTTTCCTTCttaaatgtttgtaaaataaaaatgataatagtagtttaattataatgacaaaatcataaataaagataaaataaataataaataataaaaaactaaaaaaaataaaaataaaaataaaatacaatcaCGTCACCAATTAAATTATCGAATTCGCAGATTTTCGAgaattaagattaattttatGACCGAATCCATTAACTTTTCcgaacaaatataaaaaatgttataataataacattatgaatgttACCTATCGCACAATTACTATCATGGAAGGTTTGACAAAAAATTTCAGCGAGATAATCGactaaaaattaatcatatggttacccaaaattttaaacatgtcaTATTAGTCTCCTCAATCCAAATTTTCCTCCAACTACCTAAGAACTCaagagaaatttgatgaaatggccctaaTAAGGGGTCTAATTCCAAAATGATAAGGGGTCTAATTCTAAAAAAGGCTCACGCCTGATACACCTTGCAAAAATGGCATTTTTGTCCTGCGAAATGTTCGTTTTGCCCCTCTCGCGCCCACTTACCGCTCATTTACGTGAATTACCACTCTAACGTTTTACATGAAAACGCTAGAGTGGTAATTTgtgtctttcatcgtatatatactTCATTTggcataattttaaaaaaaaactctttccaTTCACGActttcctctctctctctctctccacGACTCTACTCTCTAACCCACGAAACCCTATCCTCTCTCTCGCTCCCTTTGCCACGACGCGTTTGACGACCTCTAGTGATCTCAATTATCTTGGAGGTGatgttggctttgactattAGATCTTATAAAACACagctatgaagatatgaaattTTGAGAAATAGATATTTTCTAAAGAGGAAAAAGTCTTGAGAATCATAAGTGTTGTATATTAATCTTTACAAACAACCATTATAAATGAGTAATTAGCctaaaaaccctaaattacttatacatacaagCCCAAGCacactaataataaaataaaccttatttgtataaaagacaataaatgCCTACAAGTTTCAATTTTctaacaatcaatgcttaaactcacaatatcccccgtaagcttgatttggttcgaAATTCTTCACGCTGAGCAGCTCTCGTATCTCTACAAATTTGACTTTTGCTAGTGCCTTAGTGAGAATATATGCACGCTACTCTCTAGTACCTACAAACTCTACAACGATTTGTCGGTTCTCGACGCTTTCACGGATGAAGTGGAACCAAGTGTCGATGTGTTTTCTACGTCCATGAAACACTAGATTCTTTATTAATGCTATTGCGGACTTGTTGTCGACATAAAGGGTTACCGGCCTCGGCTCGCATCCgagcacctcgctcaacaagtttctcagCCAAAGTCCTTGGCATGACGCTGCAGTAGCTGCAATAAACtccgcctcacatgaagataaagcaaCAGTTCGCTGCTTCTGAGTTTTCCAGGTGATCATATTtccgttgagataaaacaccatccctctAGTAATTTTTCTGTCGTTTGTGTCACCGACTAGGTCGATGATTGTAAAACCAatgagttcttcaacttctcgtcctcttcttaactgaatccCATAACTCGCCGTTCTCTTCATGTAatgaagaatgtgttttactgtctattggtgtagagtggtaggcTTCTCCATGTATTGACTCACTATGTCAATTACATAAGAGATATCGGGTGAAGTGTGCGTCAAGTACCTAAGACACCCGATGATACGCTTATACTCCTTCAgatccactaagcttccttccacatcctttccGAGCTGCAACTTTGCTTCCATAGGATACTTGCTCAAGTTGCAATCATCTATtacaaactatttcaacaccttATCTACATAAGCTTCATGCTTCACCTCGATGTTATCTTTCTTCTGGTCCACCTCTATACCAAAATAGTACGAGAGTAGCCCaagatcactcatctcgaactccttcatcatctgtTTTTTGAACTCATCAACACTCTTGACGCCTTATCCTGTCACGATCAAGTCATCGACGTATACACTAACAATGAGTACTTCTTCTTAGTGGTTTCTCGTATACACAACCTGCTTTTGAGAACACTTCACGAAACTgagactcatcattctcttgttgaggCAAGTGTCCCACACACTTGGTGCTTGATGTAGTCCGTAGAGAGTCTTGTATAACTTGTACACCTTGTGCTCTTTATTCTTAATGATGAAGCCTTTAGGTTGAGTGACATAGACTTCTTCTTCGATGTCACCGTTGAAAATTTTTGATTTGACATCCAAGTGGTGAATATCCCATCCATGGTGAGCTGCGATGATAAGAATTAGCCTAACCGTGTCAAGTTTTGCCACCGGTGCAAagttctcctcaaaatcatcaccttgcTTCTACATATAGCCTTTTTCTACCAACTTCATTTTGTGCTTGAGGATGTTGCCTTCGttgtctcttttcaacttgaaaacctACTTTAACTTGATTGTCTTATGACCGGGTGATAAGTCGGTGAGTTCCCATGTCTTATTCATCCTGATAGACTCGAGCTCTTTGTTCATGGCCTCATTCCATGACACTTCGACTACCGCCTCatgatatgttgttggctcgTCGATATTGAgaaacaacaattcatcaagatccatatctactagtggtgcctccgcatagacatctcgtaggattccGAACTCCACGGAATTTTGTACGAGTTTGTTGTTGTCGTTTCACCACTCCCatttcttctcctcctcgaatACGACATCTTTAATCACATAGATTTTCCCGCAAGCTGGATTAGGAAGCTTGTTCGCCTTGCTTCCGTCTTCGAACTTCACATTTCTGGTAATTTTCTCAtcgagctcattgagcttctctcgatggTCCATCATATGATTGCTTGCTCCATTATCAAGGTACCACACATCAATGTGATTACACTCATCGCCACTTGCGAAgagtttctccatgactttctcttcattggACAACACCACCTCTAGTTCCTCCTTGGACAATTCTTGAATGAACGTTTCAAGGTTTGTCTCCACATCTCCAGGAAAAACATTTGTCACTccctcaacaaacattaatacCGACTCTTCGTTATAGAAGCTAATGAGCTTTTCATCATCGTCTTCAGGCAAAACATTCATCACTACCTCAACAAATATTAATGTTAactcctcgtcatagaagctagtgaggtttgcctcatcGTCAGACCTTTTGTTAGGGCGCTTAAACGCATAATGTTCATACTTTGACAAACGTAACACTTCACTGTGCTCTTGTCTTTGCGGGGCTTGGTGTCTTCTTGTCGAGGTGAGATTTCTACACGACCTCACCTTTGACCTGACCCTTTTCCACGACTTCGGTTATCTTCACCATTGTCGCTACTACTCGACAATCCAAAAGAAAAATCGGCTTCtctatttttcttcattcgtgacattcattcatcatGCATGAGAAATAGgtgctcctcctcttggtcttCATAGACGTGAAGTGTCTCTTCGTGGACTTTGAGATGACCGACGATCTCCTCGATAGTCATATTtttgaggtcaccaaattgctcgatcgcTGTAACGATttgcatgtatgtttgtggtaaggctctaaggaacttcttgaaGACAAATATATCCTCCACCTTCACTCCCAACGAGCGGATACCAATCACAATGGATGCCAATTTCATGGAGAAATCATCCAACGATTCCTCATTCTTCATGCAAATTGCCTCgaattgtgtcttcaaggtttgcactttttcctccttgactctctccactccaacatgcattgtctttGGCGTCTCCCACACTAGCTTGGCGGAATCCTTCTcagccaccatgagaaggacgtcctcaaggagtgcttgatagatggcgGCGATAGCCATTCTATCTATCCATTTGTCAACATCTTTGAGCATCACGACTTCTCACACTCCTTGTTcttgtaagtttacccgcaTATTCAATGCccacaccgagtagttactcttcgtgagtaacggaTAGGAGAGCTTCACGTtcccttctcttccaatcttcattACCGCAGCATCTCTAGTTGATCTTGTCGacgacatgttcttcaatctAGCTCTAATATCAAATGTTGtctttgactattggatcttaTAAGAAACAACTatgaaattctaaaaaatagatatttgctaaagaGAAAAAGTCTTGAGAATTGTGTATTAACCTTTACAAACAACCCTTATAAAGTAGAGAAATTAacctagaaaccctaaattacttatacatacaggcccaagcccactaataataaaataagccataattgtataaaagacaataaaggcctacaactttcaattttctaacaatgcttaaactcacaggagaggtatatatatgtatatattagtCAATTTTCAGTGCTTAGATCTATTTGTATAGTGCTTGTGATTGTTCTAAATTCTGATATGGCTCTCATTCTGGTTTGTTTTCAGTGGAGAAGAGAGGTTGCCTTTGCGGGTTTTGGGGTAGCTATAAAAATGGATATATCTGCAGAGAAGATGATATTTAGAGTATTAGGAATTGATCCTGAAAGAAGAACTGAATTGATAACTGTTAGAATATCTTTCCCAAATCCCATCCTTTGAAAAACACCTCTAAAAACTTCTTAATTGATTCCCGTAGGTATTGGGCATTGATCTGTCATGGAGAATGCACTAGGTATCTGATGGACAGAGAAGACGAGTGCAGATATGCATGGGTCTGTTAAAACCATATATGGTAGTATGTATAGCTTTGTCAGTTCCTTTTTCAAGTCAATCAACATTTCTGTTTATCCAATGTAATTATCAGATTCTTTTCATGTAGGTTCTTCTTCTGGATGAGATCACAGTCGACCTTGATGTTCTTGCAAGGGCTGATCTAGAAAGAGGAGCATCGATTATTTTTGCTACTCATATATTCGATGGTCTGGAGGATTGGTCATCCCACATTGTATATTTTTCCATTATCTAGTCTCTACACCTAACAATCAGGTAAGTGTTCTTATGTTGAATTTGTACCATGTGGTTATGTTTACGAGTCGCTTATGGGGAGCTGCAGTTGGCTTTGCCAATGGAAGAAGTTAAGAAAGAAAGTAACTTgtcattgatggtcagttttttTCAACTTCATATACAGACATGAAGTGTTCACTTTCTAATATGTCTAATTCATTTAGAGAGCTGTTGAGAAGTGACTGAGGTAGGAAATAGACGAGGATAGAAAGATGAGGAACGAGAGAAAGACGAAATGCCTGCCTGAATTTGAGTGACAAGTGAATGGTAGCCGTATAATTGGAGATCCAGCCCGATATGGTGCCTATATAGTCAACAATGGTTGGGCTACTAGAAGATTGAATTTCACTATTGCTGGTGAAGAGAATTTTATCCTAAGTTCTAATAGAGTTCTTAGGTAGTAATCTTGATGCttcttgtaatattttaattcccTTTTTGCACAATAACATGTTTAATGTCATTCGTGTAATCCTCTATTCCAGGTaattgattttgagattttCCATTCATATTTCTACTGAATACACAATAATTGAATACTAAAATTTTCACATAATAATGTAAAAAGGtatttatttatgtaaccttgataattatttaaagCATACAAAGAGGACAAGCCCATGTTACTACCATATAAGTAGACATCAAAATATTGGAAATttttagcaaaaaaataaagaagaagaacatagataattaataaatcaatcaataacaacatttcaagaaataaaaatttaacccaaaattaTGACATTTAATCCAAAATTATGACATCTCCATGTGGACAATGGACAACATTAGGCTAAGACGGTTATGCCTGCCACAAAGAAGAACAATTCTTCTTAAGTCAGATATACTAAAGAAAAGAACatcataatttagtttaataataGGATCCTACTTGGAGGCAATGTTATTGGAAAGCCAGTCCAAGCCTTCATACAACCCCTCTCCCGATATAGCACACGCGCTCTGGATATACCTGCAAGAGATGCACTTTTCAATTTCAGAATTGTGCTTTCTTATCATTTTCTGGGATGTTTTTCTTATCCTGTAGTTGAACCTACCCAatggcggacctacaaggggggccttgggggcccgggcctcccccaaccttaagataaattattttttatatatatatttgacaagtAACTCTTAGTCCAGTTGACTTGGTAACTGAACTCTAAAgatgaggtcaggtgatcaaaccctggcctcacctttaatttattttaacatataataaaaagggtaaaatataaaaattaaaataataatagtgttttatatttcttaattttaaactattttaaaaatttataagaaaatataaattaatattaataaacaagttaaaatagttacattggtttggttcggtatttaaataaagaatttgatatattatttttatatgtattaatattttataatcgtAATCTCGAGTGTCTATTCACTTGATAATAtgtgtttatcacgtttttgtatttttgttcttatttatatttttattgggaATTACAAGTGAGTTGTCACTTTGCCTACAAGaacaaaatatagttcaagccatgtcattgatttcgagttcgaaaaatcaattacaaaaatttagagaagatggatggcatgatattttggaccaagttaacagtttttgtcaattacactcgatcttaatatttgatatgaataaacatatgataattgatagcaatgatAGGCGGAGAAGAAAAGAggaactcatcactaatcttcatcattatcgtgtggaaatcttttgtcaggtataataaaaattatttcttatatattaatagttattatttcttatctattaatagttattatttcttatttagtgttaggttgttgacttgattatgcaataaatgaataatcgtttttcagaagttAATACAGAATTACTTGACtgcatatcatgtcttcatcccagaaattaattctcccaatttgatattcgtaaactcattcgtcttgccAAACTTTATCCTGAAAATTTCACAggcagtgattatttatttttggaacaacaacttcgggcttacttatttaatttgcgggatgatcctcaattttcttaaattgaagACTTGGGAATTCTTGCTCAAAAATTGATTGCAACAGAAAAACATAtagtctttccattggtttatcgattgatagagttgTCTTTAGTTTTATCAGTTGCAActgcatccgttgaaagagtttttttctgcaatgaagaccgtgaagactaatttgcgtaatcgaattggagatgaatggatgaatgatagtttagttgtatatgttgagaaagatattttctcaacaattgaaaatgagccaaatattgtaatattttcaacaaatagaatctcgtagaataaatttgtcttcttttgaacCGACTCAtgaacaagaataatttagtgattgtgtttattagtattttgtaattgtgtttgttagtatttttatgtaattaccgagtaaaattttaattagaaaatgtatttaattgatcgccaaaaaatgctacgttactatgtatttggccccccgagaaaacatttctgggtccgccactgacATCCGCGATATATTTTGTGAAGAATTTTGATTCTATAAGAAATTGTTATTGACAGATTTTCGATAAATATTTCAACGAAATTTGCAAAGAAATGCTCTTCGAAAGTTCCGTCACAAACCTCCTTAACCTAATCAACCACCCGCCTGATAGAAAATTTCAAAGCGTAAATTCCTCTTTTAACACTTCTTTTCAGCCTAGGTTTACCTGATCTTCTTTAGTATTGTAACACAATTTTGTTGATCTTATCTAAGCTTTCATAAGTTGTTGATTCGTAAGGcaacaaaagaaaaatggtAGCCTTTgatattagttaatatattatgggtattcttctCTAAGATAATGATGACAACACCATTCTAATAAACCATTGATGCTTGGATATGAGGTTCAGTGAATTTGAGGTtgattctaataaaaaaatgcaagaaaggCATAGAAGGTAATCCATCGgcttaaaaaaaagataaaaaaacacaaaaaaatagtataaaaataaatagataaatataaatgagGAGCTTAGAACATTTAATCTGATTCAGATTGTGTC is part of the Impatiens glandulifera chromosome 1, dImpGla2.1, whole genome shotgun sequence genome and encodes:
- the LOC124921438 gene encoding thiosulfate sulfurtransferase 16, chloroplastic — its product is MLSKIIMVQSISSTLPQLLHHYPQAHTRRVNSISSRLEIPKNRNNIRKILDSTSWVATAAGGGNVQSVSIPTSVPVRVAHELLLAGHRYLDVRTPEEFSAGHLVGAINVPYLYRVGSGMTKNSQFLEEVLSHFGKDDEIIVGCQLGKRSFMAATDLVSSGFTGITDMAGGYAAWTQIRLPIES